From a region of the Hemibagrus wyckioides isolate EC202008001 linkage group LG14, SWU_Hwy_1.0, whole genome shotgun sequence genome:
- the cetn4 gene encoding uncharacterized protein cetn4 has product MASSFRKPSGTAIQRKKAAPKQELSEEQKQEIREAFDLFDTNGSGTIDVKELKVAMRALGFEPKKEEIKKMIADIDKEGSGTIDFNDFLSMMAQKMSEKDSKEEILKAFRLFDDDGTGKISFKNLKRVAKELGENLTDEELQEMIDEADRDGDGEINEQEFLRIMKKTNLY; this is encoded by the exons ATG GCATCCAGCTTCAGGAAACCCAGTGGAACCGCAATTCAGCGAAAGAAAGCAGCTCCCAAACAGGAGCTGAGCGAGGAACAGAAGCAGGAGATCCGAGAGGCCTTCGATCTGTTCGATACCAATGGTTCTGGCACTATTGATGTTAAAGAGCTTAAA GTTGCTATGCGTGCTCTTGGTTTTGAGCCAAAGAAAGAGGAAATCAAGAAGATGATTGCTGACATCGATAAAGAAGGATCTGGCACCATCGACTTCAATGACTTTCTGTCCATGATGGCACAAAAAATG AGTGAAAAAGATTCAAAGGAAGAAATCCTAAAAGCCTTCAGATTGTTCGATGACGATGGAACAGGCAAAATTTCCTTCAAAAATCTCAAACGAGTTGCAAAGGAGCTTGGGGAAAACCTGACAGATGAGGAATTACAG GAAATGATAGACGAAGCAGACCGAGACGGAGATGGAGAAATCAATGAACAGGAGTTCTTAAGGATAATGAAGAAGACTAACCtgtattaa
- the bbs12 gene encoding Bardet-Biedl syndrome 12 protein — MSLLGSAAINQGRHIGLQQLEAMSAATHTFLGPSKRYKMIQDEANGEAVLVCSCYRLLEHLELSGSVAQLLRETARAHWGTLRSGTASLLFLAGVWSRVALECLQQGISIRHIVAGMSKGLEVCLEACKLSAVSVESVVSKADHEKQRLSGKTQRGGDCMNTEDGLLSNPSLSRGVRELAQGNATTINSVPTLCFLKTQYPVKHNLKLKHSRHFNCNHITEDGRTHTRFDIAHLAEAVCHGCETTMRLVIEASRIQCRYSREDQGHEALDIDKMATCLLPGLSEEHASVLRGYVVVLSAEQTLLVKHLEERTLKISLVHGDLSEKHRHVGFNRPRNVTYVSNCSDLTGISQEEEWMDGTLRILLNLKVDIVLVSGGVTAQLKDHCLHYHILVIEHVRVSILNDFATATGALPVSYITQLSEQCVGSRVRLNTLREYRTEETEWTVVSVVTDDTALVTALITSSVHAKLQSIEDQFWSCAYRVHHALKDGKLLPGAGTAELICIHQLQNHGNASQPEERGDELNAARAAAAAVPFEKVILQLMAESWMDYVSTLMVNTGHVKSKTQAWTCIAQHLKQLEYSGPRNDKMTENLQKMKNCLEMMHRVGESEEEEDDEGMVEKDRVKMEVYDNTTVKFEVWRRALDLVFLILQTDTEIVTGINNREGQFRDFLIL; from the coding sequence ATGTCACTGCTGGGAAGTGCTGCAATAAACCAGGGCCGCCATATTGGGCTCCAGCAACTGGAGGCCATGTCAGCTGCAACTCATACATTTTTGGGTCCCAGTAAACGCTACAAAATGATCCAAGATGAGGCAAATGGTGAGGCAGTGCTGGTCTGCTCCTGTTATCGTCTGCTGGAACATCTAGAGCTCAGTGGCTCTGTGGCTCAGCTTCTACGTGAGACAGCTCGTGCTCACTGGGGGACACTGCGTTCAGGCACGGCCTCGCTGCTTTTTCTGGCTGGCGTCTGGAGCAGGGTGGCACTGGAATGCcttcaacaaggcatttccattCGACACATCGTAGCCGGTATGTCAAAGGGGTTGGAAGTGTGTCTAGAGGCCTGTAAGCTGAGTGCTGTGAGTGTGGAGTCAGTTGTTTCTAAGGCTGATCATGAGAAACAGCGACTAAGCGGGAAAACACAGAGAGGTGGAGACTGTATGAATACTGAGGATGGCTTACTTTCAAATCCTTCACTGAGTAGAGGTGTGAGGGAATTGGCTCAGGGCAATGCTACAACCATAAATAGTGTGCCTACACTTTGTTTCCTCAAAACTCAATATCCTGTAAAGCATAATTTAAAACTCAAACACAGCAGGCACTTTAACTGTAATCATATAACAGAAGATGGGAGGACACACACAAGATTTGACATCGCTCATCTGGCTGAAGCAGTCTGTCACGGATGTGAGACGACCATGAGGTTAGTGATTGAAGCTAGCAGGATTCAGTGTAGATACAGCCGTGAAGATCAGGGACATGAAGCACTAGACATTGATAAAATGGCTACATGTCTGTTGCCAGGATTATCTGAGGAGCATGCGAGTGTACTCCGTGGGTACGTGGTGGTGTTGTCTGCAGAACAGACATTACTAGTCAAGCATTTAGAAGAACGGACATTAAAGATCAGCCTGGTGCATGGAGACCTGAGTGAGAAACACCGTCACGTAGGTTTCAACAGGCCAAGAAATGTTACATACGTTAGTAATTGCTCTGATTTAACAGGAATCAGCCAGGaggaggaatggatggatgggacaCTGAGAATACTTCTAAACCTCAAGGTAGATATTGTTCTTGTGAGTGGAGGTGTCACTGCTCAGCTGAAGGATCACTGCCTCCATTATCACATCCTGGTTATCGAGCATGTACGAGTGTCCATTTTGAATGATTTTGCTACAGCTACGGGTGCTCTTCCTGTCTCGTATATCACACAGCTCAGCGAGCAATGTGTCGGTTCCAGAGTCCGTTTGAACACACTCAGAGAGTATCGCACTGAAGAAACAGAATGGACTGTGGTGAGTGTTGTTACTGATGACACAGCTCTGGTCACGGCACTCATTACGAGCTCAGTTCACGCTAAACTCCAGAGCATAGAGGATCAGTTTTGGAGTTGTGCTTATCGTGTGCACCATGCCCTTAAAGATGGAAAACTGCTGCCTGGAGCTGGAACTGCAGAACTGATCTGTATCCATCAGCTCCAAAATCACGGGAATGCATCTCAACcagaggagagaggagacgAGCTTAATGCAGccagagcagcagcagcagcagtgccGTTTGAAAAGGTGATTCTGCAGCTGATGGCAGAAAGCTGGATGGATTATGTGTCCACACTGATGGTGAACACTGGCCATGTCAAGTCCAAAACACAGGCATGGACATGTATAGCTCAGCATTTAAAGCAGCTGGAGTACAGTGGACCTCGGAATGACAAGATGACAGAAAATCTTCAGAAAATGAAGAACTGCTTAGAAATGATGCACAGAGTTGGAGAaagtgaggaggaagaggatgacgAGGGGATGGTGGAGAAAGACAGAGTAAAAATGGAAGTGTATGATAATACAACGGTAAAGTTTGAGGTCTGGAGGAGAGCTCTGGATCTGGTGTTTTTGATTCTTCAGACAGACACTGAAATTGTCACAGGTATAAATAACAGAGAAGGACAATTCAGAGATTTTCTAATTCTTTag